One Aegilops tauschii subsp. strangulata cultivar AL8/78 chromosome 7, Aet v6.0, whole genome shotgun sequence genomic window carries:
- the LOC109767832 gene encoding uncharacterized protein, giving the protein MAGIVNKEFPELAQTGLNYLSWSSDCEIFLQGKTLLRAIGKGAQLAVTDPKFETENAQALHFLRHHLSPTLKDEYMAERSASSLWTALKQRFERLKYTVKPRAEAEWIRLRFADFKTVGEYNSALHRICTTLRLCGTEITDSQKIEKTLSTFHPDAVQSSRNYRQGNYTRYSELIDVLKVAEAQDEVLKKNFVAQPLGGVLARR; this is encoded by the coding sequence ATGGCCGGAATTGTCAACAAGGAGTTTCCTGAGTTGGCCCAGACAGGGCTGAACTACCTGTCATGGTCCTCGGACTGCGAGATCTTTCTCCAGGGCAAAACCCTCCTGAGGGCGATCGGTAAGGGGGCCCAGCTGGCCGTCACTGATCCCAAGTTCGAAACTGAGAATGCGCAGGCTCTGCACTTTCTCCGTCATCACCTATCACCTACTCTAAAAGATGAGTATATGGCTGAGCGCAGTGCTTCTAGCCTTTGGACCGCTCTTAAGCAGCGGTTTGAGCGGCTGAAGTACACTGTGAAGCCACGTGCAGAGGCAGAGTGGATCCGTCTGAGGTTTGCGGACTTCAAGACGGTTGGGGAGTACAATTCGGCTCTGCACCGGATTTGTACAACTCTTCGGTTGTGTGGTACTGAGATTACCGACTCCCAGAAGATTGAGAAAACCCTATCCACTTTCCACCCCGACGCGGTCCAGTCCTCACGGAACTACCGCCAGGGGAACTACACGAGGTATTCAGAGTTGATTGACGTCCTCAAGGTGGCGGAGGCGCAGGACGAGGTTCTCAAAAAGAACTTTGTCGCGCAACCACTAGGGGGAGTTCTCGCCAGGAGGTGA